The Ipomoea triloba cultivar NCNSP0323 chromosome 4, ASM357664v1 DNA segment GGAAACAGGTGTCTTAACTTTATGCATcacttaaacaaaattttatgatgCGCGCTGCGTTAATGTGGACCATCAATGACTTTCCTGCATACGGTATGTTATCTGGATAGGTTTCACGATAACAATAGAAATTTTTCACAGGTTATTCCAAGCAACACACAAACGCAAAAAGACAAGTGACTTTGTTTGCAAAAAGGCTCAACAAGTAATGGTAAGATACGAAAATATTCTTAGCACTAAAAGTGTAGGCCTAGTGAATACAAGTTTGCTATAATGTTTTTGTTGGCATGCTAGCACTATTGTTTCTACTTTAAATGTTTTTGTTGAATACAAGTGTTTGTTCTTATAATTGAAAGATAATTCCATGAGTCATTATAGCATTAAAAATGCAGCAGGGGTAGAACTATTTACTAGCCAGCTGTTTAGTTTCAATATCACCAACTGTTTGCAttcatactaaaataatatatgtaatgtgtctatatatatgtatgttagtGTGTGTACTAAAGGCAGTAAGCGTGTACTGCAGAATGTGAGGGAGAATGGCGTAAGTGTGATGCAGTAAGTGTGTACTGCATAGTTAGTACTGCTGTTAGTCTATGTACTGAAGGTAGTAAGTGTCTACTGCAACCAcactttagaagaaaataagaaatgtgAGGCAGTGTGTGTGTGAAGTAATAAAATACAATAGAGTGTTGtttttgttctatttttttGACTCTATGCTTATTAGATTTTGAGCAGTATATGTGAGGTAGTATATGTTTTTTTGAGCAGTGTGTTTATGCTTATTAGATTTTGAGATGATAAAATGATTGTGTTTGGTACATATTGTTTAATGTAGGAGGTTGCAACTCAAAAATAACAAACTCAACCTGAGCTTGGAGACTCAAATGCATGGTACGAGGCAGTCGGTAGCATCAAGAAAGGAGGGTATGTTTTTTGATTCGGTTCAGATACCCCACACTACTTCCGTGACGCTCTGAGCCAAAAGAATTCAAAATCCAGACAATCATCCTCGCATGTAGCTTATGATGAAAGAATTGataaattaaacaacaaaatagaATGGCTGGAATCTGAACTTATGGCAATTCGTGCTGCAAATCAACAATGTTCCCACTTTACTAATCCAGCCGGTAGCCATGAAAGTAGTGGTGTTGGGTTAGATGATTTTGAATTCAGTGATGGCATGCAATCACCTATGCAAGAGCAATAGATCCAAGCTAGATTCTAACTTTTTTGTGATGTAGGCAGCATTTTGATTGTGTATTAACATCTTAGAATTGCTAGTTAGTTTTTTGAAAGTGGCATGGATATTACAATTTCAATGTGTAACTAAACTTGCTATTGAAATCTATaatttttgtgttatgaaattactagttttaaaattgttacaGTTGTGAATAATGGGTAGGAAAGCAGCTATagacattttaaattaaaaaaaaaaaacttattaatttCCGACCACCAGGTGGTCAGAAATATGGACCAAGAACCATCACTAGGTCTGAATTCTCCGACCACCTAGTGGTCGGAAATAGTGGTCGGACAAGTTCGATATGTCCAATTGATAGGTTCGCCGTAATTTCCGACGACTCTAAAAAAAGTGGTCGCTAGTTCCGACCACTATCGTAAGTGGTCGAAAATAGCGACGAGGCCTTTTCCGGACATTGAAATTGGTCGGAAAAGTGGTCGAAAAAGGGCTATCCGACCGGATTTAGgccatttccgaccacttttgggTGGTCGAAAATTTGCTGATTTCCAGCAGCGTACGTATTTTGTACATATGTTCAGTATCGAGTATGGGTCATGTGCCAATTTAAAGGGCCCTACCGTTCATTAGAAAGGGGTTTTTCCTCCCTTTCTCCACTCCTCTCTAAAGACACTCTAAAAGGTCTAACTCTCTCCTCTCTTTAGAGGACTGAAgatcaataaataaaagagatgaTTTGGCctaaattcttccatttttacTTCATACTTTGCATATACGGTTAAACACATGAATGCAATGGggattattcattatcaaaatggcgccgtccATGGGGAAATGACAAAAGGTCGTGTTCCTCCGTATCACTACCACTACCGACGCCTCCTCCTCCAGGTAAAGCCGCAACGGCTAAAGTATAACCTCATGCAAGCAGTAAAGTGAGGCATTGATCAGAATATTAACCCACAAGAAGACTATTGAAAAGGAAATATCACACATGGGTCCATTCAGAAAAGATTCCACAAACCTGGAAACATCATAGAGAAACAAGCTAGCATTTTTTCTCCTCATTATAGAGAGGACGCTGAACCTGAATTTGTGATATCTCCTTCCTTGGTGGACTGGCTGGATCATAGCCTCATGGGAGCCTTTAGTTGCATATCTGCAAAAGAGGTCGAGAAATCAAGATCCTCGCCGCCTCCATCACTGCTGCTACTACCGAAGAAGAGCTCTAGCGACGCCACCGCGCCTGACGCTCCAGGTCACCTACCCGTTGTTATCACCACACCGTCACCAAGAAGTGCAAAAGGTGACTCATTATCATAATTATCCCTCCCTGGTCTTGCATGTGGGTTTCCCCCTCTCCGGCAGCATAAGAAGAGATCAGGCGAATGTTTCAGCCGGCCATCACCACCACCAAATCCCTCTCTGTCTCCGACAAAGTGCATGCAATCATCAGCATAGCTACTGTAGTTGTGAGGCTCGAATTTGGATTACAGAGCATCGTCATGGCCTCGGTGGGCTAATTGCAGCCAGGAGGGTGTGTTCCATCAAAACCTTCGCAGGTCAAGAAAGCTAGACATCTCTGGCTCGTTCGCTAGCGCGATGCGCCAGAAGAGAACCCGTCGAAGGTCACCGGTGTCAGCCACGACCACTAGATCGTTAAGATTCGACCTCTCAATCGTATCGCAAATCTGATCCCTAAATCGGTAGAGTTTGGATGACTCTTGTAGTCCAAAAGACTACGCTTAAGGCTGtgctttttttttcctttagctAAGATTTTCTCCCACTgagttttttcttagtctaaggtttttaacgagtcAACTGGCATACGTCAAGGACTATGCGGTCAGTTTTTCCAGGTCGAATTCTTCTTTATTGCCACttaaggttgtgctcttttttccttagctaagaTTTTTTTTCGACTGTGTTTTTTCTTAGTCtatggtttttaacgaggcagcCGGTGTAAATCACACCCCACTGCTCAACTTAAACTCGAGGAGCTCGTCACGGACTATGTACTCGAATATTCCAACCAGAGCCCTTCCTCGTTAGCTCAACGTCAGGGCACGGACtagggggctacttgatagggaacATACCCCAGTATAAGACCTTAAGTATTTTGTACATATGCTCAGTATCGGGTACGGGTCATGTGCCTATTTAAAAGGCCCAACCGTTCATGAGAAAGGGTTTTTTCTTCCCCTTCTCCACTTCTCTCTGAAGACACTCTAAAAGGCCTagctctctcttctctctagaGGACTGAAgatcaataaataaaagagatgaTTTGGCctaaattcttccatttttacTTCATACTTTGCGTATACGGTTATACATATGAATGCAAGGGGGATTATTCCTTATCAAGAGCCTTTGTTAATATTGCGTATGCCAAGGACCTtatagtccagtggcatcaaacccttccctttatacgggaggtagtgggttcaagcctcagtggagtcaatactgacttacgcaaaaatttaatactaatgaAAGAATTACGCAAAAATTTCAATACTAATGAAAGAATTACGCAAAAATTTCAGGAGAGTAACTCAATGTAAATTTAATACTAATGAAAGAATTACGCAAAAATTTCAGGAGAGTAGTAACTCAATGTTTAGTAATAAAAGAACCTTCTAGTgtatgagacgggtcgggtcaatattcaaatgtaacacttatatgctcaaatgtaatactaatcaggaataaaatttttgttacttattagggtaaatgtaacacttttaagggaaaatacaatacttttacatttcgatttaaaagtattacatttttcctcaaaagtattatatttgcccttataagtgagaggcacttgtcaacattacttattatgaaaaatgtattactttttctcttataagtaacaaaaattgtatttttgattagtgttatatttgagcatataagtgtgagatttgcacatataagtatgacatttgcatggtgctttgacccgacccgactcgtctcacgaataaggatctgtgagacggtctcacacaagtatgacccgtgtattaaataaataaatagtcaaATATTCAACTATTCAAGGAATGTTAAGgagtataaaaattaattattacgtCACTGCTTTGATCATGCTCACCACTGAAAGAAACAAATTACTCCGTACAAATCAATCCGTTTTATTGCTATATAAGTAATGAGTACTAAGGCAATCCTTTATACTAAAATTCGGCATCTTTGGTCGCCTGTCTGCTACTTTGGCCCACTATCACTCCCCGGGAAAAATAGTCAACGTCTACTTCTTCATTTCAGAATCCATGGCGGCAGCGCAAGGCGAGGGAGCGAAGGTCCCGAGAATCAAGTTGGGTTCACAGGGCCTGGAAGTGTCGGCTCAGGGGCTGGGCTGCATGGGCATGTCCGCCTTCTACGGCCCGCCCAAGCCCGATGCGGATATGATTAGCCTCATCCACCACGCCGTCGACTCCGGCGTCACTTTTCTCGACACCTCCGACGTCTATGGCCCCCACACCAACGAGATCCTAGTCGGCAAGGTATATATGCCGCTATTCgctttcttctttttctgtgATTCATGGATTACTGTTTCTCTTTGCTTGCTTGGTTTCTTGCTCATATCGTCAAATTCGATGAATCTTATTTAGGGTATGATTTAGAATTGAAAATTGGGAGaaattatctttatttatttatttatttattttgtgcgATTGGGTTAAGCGAATGGtgatattgaaatatttaggtAATGTTCCTTTAAAATCTTTCAATATTTTCAATTCTTTAAGATCTTAGATGTTAATCCTAAATAGTTAAGTAAAAATAACTACTTCGAAGATAACTGAGGAGGAAAAAGTGGATGCACCTATAATTGAAGGGGAAATGAACTATATCACTAGGTGAGaagtgccattttcccataGTTTATTTTGtgcagaaataaataaataaataatgttaatTGTTAAGTAACAGAAGTATTTGGTAACTGTGGAGCTTGCTATTAGTGAGAGTTAATTTAGGTTAGTGAAAATGGGAAAGAGGCAGAGAGAGAGGAGGAGAGAAAAaggggcaaattattctgtggacccaatacacaatttacatactaaatgttcacaatttaccttttaaaaattcacaatttgtatactatgaACACAtaatgttaacatatatgtaattgattaccttgttttgtattcaTAAGTTCATTTCAAATACATGGAAACACAATTCAATGTCGTTTAGGACCAtaaccttgcaaggtggaccttgatccatggtataacgctCCGAGAAAAAGGAGGGAGGGGGGTTACTGTGTGGCTAAACATTGTAAGTTAATGACAGTGTAAAGGCATTGCCCTCTTTATTTTCTCCTGTCAATGTTTCTAATTCAAAAACCTTCGTCTCCTATGGATGCACTAGAAGCAGCTTTTGTCTGTTATCCTAGGAAAACAAATGTTGgagctttctttaattttcgtttttattcttaaatattttatgtCAAGCTGTCAAATCCAGAATCCGAATAACATAAGTGTCCCTGGGTGCTTGAGTAACTACTGAATTCTTTAAACATGTATTGTGTTATAGGTTCTTcaaagaattaaagaaaaaagcTTAAAAGATTGAATTGCTTGAACTGATTGTGTATGTAGGAAGTGATGGGTTTATGTTGAGGctattttatgtattttctAACTGGTGTTATGGAAACCTTTTGTTCTAAAGGCATTGAAGGGAGGGGTGAGAGAAAAGGTTGAGTTGGCAACAAAGTTTGGAATTAGTTTTGCTGATGGGAAGAGAGATATATGTGGAGACCCAGCCTATGTGCGGGCTGCATGTGAAGCTAGCTTGAAGCGGCTCGACGTTGATTGCATTGACCTATACTATCAACACCGCATTGATACGCGTCTGCCCATTGAAGTCACGGTTAGTCCCCTTTTGCCCTCATCTGTGCCATTGATACATATTGCCTATCTGAATCTAAAACTCTGGAGGTCTAATCAATAGAATAGAGTGTGCAAGATTTTAATGcacaaatatatacaatttctcCTATTTTCTTTGATAAATAGGAGGCAATCAGGTGAATTGTCTGGGATAACACAAAGTAGTTTATAGAGCAGTACTAGATCGACATTTAAGGATGAAATCAGTAAAGCCCTCAATATTCTTTGAATGAGACCATAACTGTGTTATTTTCTAGTTTGTGTGTCTCTATCTTTTGTTATGTGCTTGCTATTCGATATCTTCTTACCTATTTGAGATTCTCCTTGTGCAAGATGGGAGAACTTAAGAAGCTAGTCGAAGAGggtaaaataaaatacataggTCTATCTGAGGCTTCGGCTTCCACAATCAGAAGAGCACACGCTGTTCATCCAATATCGGCAGTGCAGTTGGAGTGGTCTTTGTGGTCGAGAGATGTTGAGGAAGACGTAATTCCTACTTGCAGGTACCATCATTTAGCTCCTCCTAGTGGTTAGTGCCAAGATCCAAATTAATGTTTCTAATGTTCTTACCAATTTTTCAGAGAACTAGGAATTGGGATTGTTGCATACAGTCCTTTGGGCAGGGGATTTTTGTCATCAGGTCCAAAGCTGCTTGAGGATTTCACAAATGGAGATTTCAGAAAGGTTTGCCCATATTAAAATGTTTTCTTCTTAATATTAAGCATTTCAAGGATTTCAGTTATTGCATTTAACTTCTGATTTCACTCAAGTTTTCACATGAGATATAGTTTTTAAGCAaagaaaatttcaattaaatgaCAAGTGAGGTTACCTCCGGACCCAAAAATATTAGAAGCCtatcagagccaggtttcgatcctgggacctgtgggttatgggcccaccacgcttTCGCTGCGCCACTCTGATTTTGCTTTTTTGaactattataaatttatttaatcgTATCCCTCGAGTTAATACCAGCTGGAGTCGAGTATAGTGGCAGTGACATTTAGtcataaactttcaatttaactaCCCGTggtctttcaactttcaaatttaaccacccattatttttcaactttcaagttaaccacTTATAGTCCTtcaactttgaaatttttaaccacACCTAATCCTAACTTTTCCCTTACTTAAACTAACAAAGGACCACGAgtagttaaatttgaaagtagAAGGACCACGAgtggttaaattgaaagtttatgaCTAAACGTGGCGGTCCCAATTGGTATTAACTCGAGGTTACCAATGTAAAACGAATCTGTTTTCGTACCCTCTTCTGGTATATACACCCTGATATAACAATTGTAACTTTGGATAGTCGGCTTTGTCAGTtgttaaaagtttatttaattGTGCAGTATTTACCAAGGTTCCAAGCTGAAAACCTTGAGCACAACAAAAAGTTATATGAAAGGATTGTTGAAATTGCTGAAACGAAAGGATGCACTCCCTCGCAACTAGCATTAGCCTGGGTGCACCATCAGGGGAATGATGTATGCCCCATTCCTGGTACCACTAAGATTGAGAATCTCATCCAGAACATTGGTGCTTTATCTGTGAAGTTGACGCCAGAAGACATGGCCGAGCTTGAAAATATCGGCTCAGCTGATGCAGTCAAGGGCGATAGGTATACGCCCGACATGAGAACTTGGAAAGATTCGGATACTCCTCCGTTGTCAACATGGAAGGCCGTGTAATGGAATATGCTTTCTCGGCCTCTATCGGCATTTTGTAATGGTATGGGAGGTCTGTGTTTAATGGTATGAGAGATGCTTTTGAGAATAAGAAGTGCAGGATGACACTGTTTCTTGATCTTTTAGATTGTCCTAATAAAGTACAATGGAACAGCCATTATCGTTTTTTTTCAAAGTTGTCTAATTTAGTCTTTGAATGTCAAATGTTTTTACCGATTTTCATTCTCCAGTGAGGACATATTTTGTAGGATATAATTGGAACATCAGTGTTGACCAGTTTCTTAGAAGAGAAAAATCAAGAATTGAATGCCATTCAAACAGTCTAACGGTTAAAAATCTTGGATCATCAACATAAGGCAAAGATCAAGCACCCTTAATATAGATTTGTTTCAGATATTCCAGTTGACATCTCATCATCAGATTCAATATAATGCTTTATGCTTATGCCTTATCAATGCTTCTTTGTGTGGTCACTTCCAAGAAACTgaaagaaaaaagggaaaaataggCAAATAGGTCACTAAACTTTcaaaaagtgtaattatttAACTACCAATAGAGGCAGATGCGCAtgtttttcctattatttaaccCCTCCCTTTCCCAATCACCCCACTTTCTTTATTTCCCACCGTTTCTGCAAGGTTGACCAAATTTCCCTCCAAGTTATTATCTCTTCTGGTAATGCTCTCTAGACCATCTTTTATCTTGCTCAAATTCTCATGTTTACCCATTTATTGTGTGGTACTATGCTTTATGAAATGTTTGTGTTGCTTAATGTATATTTGTAAGTTGCATGACCTTGAGGTGTGGATATCATTTTATCAAGTTATTTTTTGTGCCTTTTGCTCATTATTGTTGGGAAAATGTCTTTAAGTGGAATGACTATGGTGTATAGCCATCTATCTACCAATTGTCTTTTATCTAGGTGATGGCATGCCAAGAGAACCTTGCTGAAGGCCTAAGGATGGAAAGTGAACACATACGCAAGCGTGAGGAATTGAGGAGGAATATACCATACACCGTCGACCGACTGGTTGCACATTGAACCCATCGAAGAGGGATGAACTAAACGTAACATTGACTCTAATGAGTACTATCTACCTCGAGGGATGAGATACAAGGCACAAGAAGCGGCTCAGAAATGTGCCCACGAGGCCCCAATCGAAGTCCCTCTGGCTAGACCCTCGCCCTCCTGGGTCTCCTACCTCCCAACACCACGCCTTACACCGCCATAAGACCACCCCTGGCCTTTCTTGATCATTTGAGTgtgttgttgattttttttttctttttacatactaaatgctttatttatttattgaatatcAAAAGGAGGCAAAGCCTTACAAAGGCCTTAGGCCCAAAAGTGATCTAAGGCTCAATCATAGGGGCAACAAAGCCCATTCTACAAAAGGGCTAAATGGCCTAGCTATAAACCAAAATGGCTACCATCTAGCCTAAGAGCTTAAGGCTCAAAAGAGCTACAACATATTAAGCAAAGATTATCATATAAGCCCAAAGAAGGCCATTACTTATTAGGATGCACCAttgatggcaaattatgctgtggacccaggtccaccttgcaaggtggacctgggtccaaaactacgtcgtttttgtttttttttgttttttttaattagtaaacatattactgaatatagagttgttcaaaaatgtgtgaatgtagaggtttcaaagtgtgaatgtagagtataggaatcgtgaatgtacatttatgattgtgtgaacgtagagttgcccagaaatgtgtgaatgtggaggtttcaaattgtgaatataaagtatagaaatcgtgaatgtagagttatgcatgtatgaatctgtaatagagttaagaagttctagcaacttgtaaccctgtaatgtgtgaatgtgaagttatcaagttgtgaatatagagtataggacctgtgaatatagagttttaaatgtggagtttacaaagtgtgaatgtagagtatcatataatcctgtaatgtgtgaatgtggagtttagaAAGTGTGTGGAGTTTagaaagtgtgaatgtagagtatagtgtatgtgaatgtggagtttacaaagtgtgaatgtagagtatagtatatatgaatgtagagtatagtgtatgtgagtGTAgatccacggcataacaattgacCATTGATACTCTTTATTTTCCTGCACTTTTACTTTGACTCTCGTTTTAGACTCTTTTATTATGTAGTTTCTTACTATTCGACATTTTCTCCCTTTATATGTATGccttcattttcctttctttactCCCATCCTATTTACTTTTACTAATTACCCTTGGTTATCTTGTTGTGTTGATCGGTAAGGGATAAGATTTGGTCATGGGGACTAACCTTCTTCCATCACATTCCTTTGAGGGGGTTCGAAATCCCTTACTTTCTATTCATTTCTCTTTCATATATTATTCTTGACATATCTTACTTTGCATTGTTTGTGTCTCCCCAAACATCTAAAGTGTAGAAAGGGGAAGTCATGTTTTGCCATCCCATACACACTTCTAAAGGGTGAAAAGTGGAAGCCATGTTTTACCCATCCCACCTTTATCCCCGCACACACTTcaaaagtgtggaaaggggaaGGCATATATGTTTTATTCATCCCACCATTATCCCTGTGTTTCTTTTCCGTTAACAACGGGAAGATGTTCCATTCTAAAGTGTGAAAAAGGGTGTTTGTTGCACTTAACACTTTTTGGTGTGTGAGTTAATCCAGTGGTTTCATAAATTTCAATAACTGGATGAATATGTTGTGTACGTGTATGATTTAATAGATTGTCTATGTTGTTGGAATGGTTGGTTGATAAGCCTATTGCATTAGAATTTTTTGGAATTGCCTTCCTAACCCACTTGTGAGGCTTGTTTAGGACCATAATTGCACACTTCAACTTTAAGCTtgtaattaatattcattttgtgCTTGTGTGTAATTCAATTGATTGATCTTTGGACCTTAGCTTTCATCATTTAATGGGAATTCTTGCACAATATGATTTCTGGTTTGTAAGGTGTTAGGACCCAAAAAATACTTTCTCGATATGATACAAGGCAAGATGAGAGTTTTCATTTATATGTGAGATTGTGCGAATCCCTTCTCCCAAGAAAAAGTACTGAGATTGTAAGGATGTGGaagagaaaatttttaaaagctaAAAGAGTAAGCTATCTTATTTTTAGTGGGAAAAGAAGAGTGTGATGAGGCCACCTCGTAGGAACCAAATTTTCTACTGTATCCTAAACAAATAAATGTACCAAAGTTCATATGGATATTGAAATTTGTGTTTTAGTAGTCTTGTTTCGGTTGGGGAAGTTTTAAAGGttagaagaaagagagaaagctTGCTAACCCAAAATGTAAGGAGAGGCTTATATCATACTATCACATTCCTTAAATGGGTCTTTAGGGCCAATTGTGAAAGATTGGAGACTTGTGATTTTTGTTCCCATTGTTTTTTGTTCAAACTTGCTAGGAAGACACTTTGATATATCAATTGATTGgctttagggtgtgtttggtaacccgaaaaatgatttctagaaatcattttccgggtttttggtgtttgggagcattcagaaaatgtggtcaacggaaaatgattttcgttgaccacggaaaatgaTACTacttttccggaaaatgacttccggataaaaattccggaagtcattttccggaaaggAAAATGGCTACGTACGTAGAGAGGGACGGCCTGGCCGCCGTCCCTCTCCAgtccggcggactggtttccgccggaaaccagtccgctggccggctctggtttccggccACTGGCCTGGCCGGAAACCTGAGCAGATCTActctgctctggtttccgccggtAACCAGAGCAGCGGCAGCAGCGTCAACTacattgtttttttgttttttttttgtttttttttgtttaataaatttatttataataaatattattagtttatatatttttatattttaaatgaaataataaaaatatataattatacatttctactcattttccatccattttccggaaaatgaaccaaacacacaaaaacagTTTTCCAGgatacatccaaacacggaaaatgatttcattttccggaaaatgactcattttccagaaaattttttccagaaatcattttcctgctttccaaacacacccttaatttctATGCTTGATTGGTGTATTTTGAGAGGTGAACTTTTGGGTGTGAGAGGAATGAAAAAAACGAATGTAACCCAAGGTTCTTTCCCTTGAGCTCTGGTCTAAAAAACTTGCCTCGGAACCGACGATGGGGTAGGCCGGGC contains these protein-coding regions:
- the LOC116016984 gene encoding auxin-induced protein PCNT115-like, producing the protein MAAAQGEGAKVPRIKLGSQGLEVSAQGLGCMGMSAFYGPPKPDADMISLIHHAVDSGVTFLDTSDVYGPHTNEILVGKALKGGVREKVELATKFGISFADGKRDICGDPAYVRAACEASLKRLDVDCIDLYYQHRIDTRLPIEVTMGELKKLVEEGKIKYIGLSEASASTIRRAHAVHPISAVQLEWSLWSRDVEEDVIPTCRELGIGIVAYSPLGRGFLSSGPKLLEDFTNGDFRKYLPRFQAENLEHNKKLYERIVEIAETKGCTPSQLALAWVHHQGNDVCPIPGTTKIENLIQNIGALSVKLTPEDMAELENIGSADAVKGDRYTPDMRTWKDSDTPPLSTWKAV